The genomic DNA TTTTCTCAATTGCTTTTGCATTTTTTTCTTTAGACTTTTTACCTACAACAGTTGTTCCGATAGACCCTAAGTAACGAGGTGCTAAGAAATTAAAGGCAAGTTGCCCAATAATCATACCGATACAAGCTGTTAAGAAACCGTATCTATAATCTGCGAAATAACCGCAAATGAATGGAGCGATAAGAGCTCCTAAGTTAATTCCCATGTAGAAGATAGTGAAGGCACTATCACGACGAGAATCGTTTTCGCTATATAATTGACCTAATAAAGTCGAAATATTTGGTTTGAAGAATCCGTTACCAATAACTAATAATCCTAATCCTAAAAATAGTCCAGTTTTCGTGTTCATTGAAAATAGTACAAAGTTACCAATTGCCATGATGATACCACCAATAGTAATGGCGTGTCGCTTCGTAATGAAATGGTCAGTTAACCAACCACCGATAATTGGTGTGAAGTATACTAACATTGTGAAAATACCGTAAATTTGAACGGCAACTGCTTTATCAAATCCTAAACCGCCGCTTACTAAGCTCGTTGTTAAATAAAGAACTAATAAGCCACGCATTCCGTAATAACTAAATCTTTCCCATGCTTCTGTAAAGAACAACAAGTATAACCCTGGTGGATGTTTTTTTGGTGATTGTTGCTCTCCAGCTTTGTCTAATTTTAAAGCTGCATCCATTTTTGTTTCCCCCTAATCCTGTATAACGGATATTTATGTAATCATTTTAATTTACAAAATATTTAGAAGTCAATAGAATTATATGGAAATAGAAAGAAAATTTCTAAAAAAGTTCTATTTTTCTTCAACCGTTACTGTATTTTGCCCTGAAAACGAGATGATAAGCGTTTTCAAATGTAATAATTGAATTCTAAAAGAAAATAAAATAGTGATTAATCAGAAAATTTAGATTAAAATATTTATTCTGATATAGAGAAAATATATTCTATTTACTTTTATAATATAACATATTGGGAATAAAAATACAAAATGAAATAATGTGACATTTAAGTGAATTGAAAAAAAACCAGCTCCATAGAAGGGGAGCTGGTTAGGGAAATATTATTTAACAAAGCGTTTTTCGATATCATCTAATAGTAGGTTAGCAGCCATTACACCACCAGCTGTATTCCAAATAACGTCGTCAACTTTGTATGCTTTACCATTTTTCACTGCATTTAAATTTTTAAATAGAGGATCATTGATATATTCTTTTTCTAATTCAGAGCCTTTTTTCTCGTTTCCTTTATCGAATGTGAAGTAGAATAATACGTCACCATCCATTGCAGAAATACGTTCTTTAGATACGTTACGCTCTGCGAAGTCATCTTTATTTTGATCACCAGGACGTTTAAATCCAAGTTCTTTTAAAATAACACCAGAGAATGTATCACCATGATAAATACGAACATCACCAGGCATGAAGCGAACCATAGAGATTTCTTGATTTACTTTATCACCTAGTTTGGCTTTTAAATCTTTCATACGTTTATCGTAATCAGCTAAAACCTTTTGACCTTCTTTTTCTTTATTTAATGCTTTTGCATAAAACTTGAAGTTATCTTTCCATTCACCACGTAATGTTTCAGAGAACACAGTAGGTGCAATTGCTTTTAGTTGCTCATACACTTTCTCGTGACGCATTTTGTTACCGATAATTAAGTCTGGTTTTAAAGAAGCGATTGTTTCCACATTCACTTGTCCTTCATCACCAACAACTTTTACATCTTTCATTTTATCTTTAATATGTGGATACCATGGATCACCAGTCCAAGATTTTACAGCTCCAACTGGTTTCACACCTAATTCAAGTAAAGCTTCAGTACCTTCATTTGTTAAAATAACTACACGTTTTGGATTAGCAGGAACTTCTGTTTTACCCATTGCATGTTCCACAGTTATCATTTCTTTTTTCGTATCTTCTTTTGATTCTTCTTTCGTATTTGGCTTTCCGCAAGCACTTAAAAGTAATGAAAAGGCTAGTAAAAATACAAATACTGTAAACGATTTCTTTTGCATGAATTTCATTATGTACCCCCTACATACTGAGAATTTTTTTCAATAGCAAGCATGATATTAAGCCTTTATTCTTTGATTGTCAATATAGACGGCTGAAAATAATTCTCATTTCCGTTGACAATGAGAATTAAGTTGAAATACACTTACAACGTATCATTATACATTGAAGGGGAAACGCTGCATGTTATTAAAAACAAATCAAGCAAAATGGATTGGATTATTTGTTGGGATCATTGCAGTCATTATTTGTATTTGGGGAAGTATTATTTTCGGATATACAAATACGAGCTGGAAATTAGCATTAGATGCTTTTTTTCATTTCAATGGTTCCAATGAACATATTATTATTCAAAATGTACGTCTACCAAGGGCATTAATTGCAGCTAGTGTTGGTGCTAGTTTAGCCATTGCGGGTTGTCTTATGCAAACTTTAACGAAGAATCCGCTTGCTTCTCCAGATTTTATTGGATTAAATTCAGGTGCTGCCTTCTTCATAGTTGTAGCAATTGTTATTTTTTCCGTGACATCATTATCAGCTTTCACGTGGATTGCCTTTTTAGGAGCAGCAGTTGCAGCTGTACTTGTATTTGCTTCTAGTTCTTTAGGAAAAGAAGGGACAACGCCTCTTAAGTTAACATTAGCAGGGGTCGCAATTAGTGCGTTATTTTCATCATTAACACAAGGATTACTTGTGTTAAATGAAAAGGCGCTTGAAGAAGTATTATTTTGGCTTGCCGGATCTGTGCAAGGAAGAAAGTTAGAAATTTTACAATCTGTATTCCCATATTTATTAATAGGCTGGATCGCATCTATTATGATGGCAGGGAAAGTAAATACATTGATGATGGGGGAAGACGTCGCGAAGGGGCTTGGACAACGAACAATTTTAATGAAATCATTCGTGTTACTTATTATTGTCCTGTTGTCTGGTGGTTCAGTTGCGGTTGCTGGTCCAATTGGATTTATTGGAATTATTATCCCGCATTTTGCCAGATTTCTTGTTGGAGTAGATCACAGATGGAGAGTACCGTATAGCGGCTTGTTAGGGGCAATACTACTAATCTTGGCTGATATAGCAGCAAGATATGTCATTATGCCACAAGAAGTACCAGTAGGAGTTATGACAGCATTTATTGGTGCACCGTTCTTTATTTATATTGCACGTAAGAGAGGGCTTAGCAAATGAAGAAGTATATTCCGTTTCGTATAGGAAAAGGCGGGCTCTCGTTTTTAATGTATAAACGAGCTTGTCTCGTCTTATTCAGTTTACTAGTTGTTTTAATAGGATTATTTTTTGCGAGTGCAGGTATGGGAGACATGAAAATTGCTCCTTATGATGTATGGCAAGCAATCACTGGAAATGGCGATGCGATGTCCAATATGGTTGTAAATAAGTTTCGTATGCCGCGTATTTTAATTGCCATCCTTGTAGGAATCGCACTTGCTGTAGCAGGATGTATTTTACAAGGTCTCGTTCGAAATCCACTGGCTTCTCCTGATATCATCGGGATTACAGGTGGTGCAAGTGTTGCAGTTGTATTATTTTTAGCTATATTTAGTGATAAAAATAATGCGCTAACTGTAAGCATTCATTATATGCCGTTAGCAGCTTTTGTTGGGGCAACGATTGTAGCACTTTTTGTATATTTATTTGCATGGAGAAATGACGGATTATCACCGATTAGTCTTGTTTTAATTGGTGTTGGCTTTTGGGCATTAACGAAAGCGGCAACGACTTTGTTTATGTTGTTAGCGCCAATTTACCAAGCGAGTCAAGCGAATGTATGGATTACAGGCACTGTTTACGGGTCTTCATGGCAAAACGTTATGGTGCTTGCGCCGTGGGTTCTCATTTTAACGGTAATATCATTTATAGCTGCTAGACATTTAAATGCGCAAGAGCTAGGGGATGATATTGCGATAGGACTTGGTGTTCCTTTAACGAAGTCACGCATATTCATGTTATTACTTAGTACAGCTTTAATTGGCGGTGCGGTTGCTTTTGCTGGAGGAATTGGATTTGTCGGTTTAATGGCACCTCATATTTCACGAAGACTAATTGGTTCTTTATACGGTGCATTACTCCCAGTTGCGGCTATTGTTGGTGCAATTTTAGTACTTGCTGCAGATTTAATTGGGCGTACAGTTTTCACCCCACTTGAAATTCCAGCAGGGGTATTTACATCAGCAATTGGTGCACCTTATTTTATTTATTTACTTTATAAAAGTCGGAATTCATAAAGGGAGATGAATATGCAAAAAGCATTGGAGACGAAACGTTTGACGTTGTCTTATGGTGAAACAATTATTATTGACGAGTTGAATTTAGAAATTCCAAAAGGCGAAATTACAATCTTCATCGGCTCTAACGGTTGCGGGAAATCAACTTTATTGCGTTCACTAGCTAGATTATTAAAACCAACAACTGGTGACATTTTGTTAGATAATCAAGCCATTCAAAGTATGCAAACGAAGCAAATTGCTCGTCAAATGGCAATTTTACCGCAAGGACCACAAGCGCCAGAAGGGCTTACAGTATTGCAACTTGTAAAGCAAGGACGTTATCCGTATCAAACATGGCTGAAGCAATGGTCAGAAAAAGATGAGGAAATGGTACAGAAAGCACTTGAAGCAACAGGTATGACAGAATTTGCTGAGCGTGATGTGCATGCTCTTTCAGGTGGGCAACGTCAACGTGCTTGGATTGCAATGACGCTTGCACAAGATACAGATATTATTTTATTGGATGAGCCTACTACCTATTTAGATATGACTCACCAAATTGAAGTGCTAGATTTATTATTCGAATTAAATGAAACAGAAAAAAGAACAATTGTTATGGTACTACACGATTTAAATTTAGCATGCCGTTATGCAGATAATATTGTAGCCATTCAAGATAAACAAATATATGCACAAGGTAAGCCAGAAGAAGTAGTAGATGAGAAACTAGTACGTGATGTATTCCGAATGGAATGTCAAATTAGTACGGATCCGTTATTTGGGACGCCACTTTGTATCCCGCACGGAAGAGGGAGACGGTTAGTTAAAGAAGTTGTTCAGGCAATGAGATAATAAAAAAACGATGAGTGATTCATCGTTTTTTTATTTGGTACAAGAAAATAGGAGGAAGAGAGGAATTCGTAAACGACGTTCATATTCTTCATCATTTTGAAAATAAGTCTGATTTGGTGTAGCTTCTTTTAAGGATGTAATTGTAAATCCGGCTTGTTGTAACAATATGAAATACTCTTCTGTTGTGCGATGATATTTAATAACCTCCTGGTCAATCCATGGTTCAACCCGTTTGCCTAGTTTAAAATAATCATCGACGAGCCAGCTAGTTCTTTTACCACTCATTTGTAAGCTTTCAAATGAAGAGGTAATAACGGGATGTTGAACGCTAAAGGTAAAGGTTCCATTTGTTTTTAAAGTTTGAAATACATTTTGAAAAATGATATCAAGATGTTCAATATAATGTAAAGCGAGTCTAGATGTTACTAAATCAAAAGTGGAAGAGGGATAGGTATAATCTTTGAGGTTTATAAAATGAACAGATCCATTTTTATTTTCTAGTTGTTTTTTAGCTTTTTCATACATAAGCTGAGAGCCTTCAATACCGGTGTAAGAGTAGCATCCGTTTTCTAATAATTCCTCGCCAAACTTAGCATTACCACAGCCTAAATCGAGGATTTGCTTTCCTTTAACATCACCAATGAGTTGAAAGAAGGCTGGTTTTTCAAGTGACTCATTTGGGCTATTTTCTCGGTATCTTCGTTTCATATATTGTTCAAAAAATGCTTCGTTATTATATACATCAGATTCAGTAAATGCCATGATTGAAGCCCCCCTTAAATATTTTTTTTATTCTACCAAATATGAAAAGTAAATGATAGATTTCTTGTAATGAATCATATATAATCTAAAATTGTAAGCGGTTACTTTAAACTATTTTTCTATAATAAATTCTGAAAACGTGTTAAGCTAGTAGAGGGATTATTAGAACTATTAAGACAATAATCCGCTTACATGAACGATGGGAGGCTTCACGATGTCTAGTAAAACACTTGCAAAATTTTTAGAAGAAAATTTAGAGGATTTAAAATCAAAGGGGCTTTATAACGTAATTGATCCGCTTGAGAGTTCAAATGGACCAATCATTACAATTGGCGGAAAAGAATATATTAACTTATCTTCAAACAACTATCTTGGATTAGCAACAGATAGCCGTTTGCAAGAAGCAGCAATTGGTGCTATTCATAAGTACGGCGTTGGAGCAGGAGCTGTTCGTACAATTAACGGTACTTTAGATTTGCATATTAAATTAGAAGAAACAATTGCAAAGTTTAAACATACAGAAGCAGCAATTGCTTACCAATCAGGATTTAACTGTAATATGGCAGCGATTTCAGCCGTTATGGATAAAAATGATGCGATTCTTTCAGACGAATTAAACCATGCTTCTATTATCGATGGTAGTCGTCTATCAAAAGCAAAAATTATCGTTTATAAACATTCTGATATGGAAGATTTACGCCAAAAAGCAATCGCGGCGAAAGAATCAGGTCTTTACAATAAATTAATGGTAATTACAGACGGTGTCTTTTCAATGGATGGAGATGTTGCAAAACTACCAGAAATCGTTGAAATTGCAGAAGAGTTAGATTTAATGACATACGTAGATGATGCACACGGTTCAGGTGTACTTGGAAAAGGTGCAGGAACTGTAAAGCACTTCGGTCTGTCGGATAAAGTTGATTTCCAAATTGGTACATTATCAAAAGCAATTGGGGTAATTGGTGGATATGTAGCTGGGAAACAAAACTTAATTGACTGGTTAAAAGTTCGTTCACGTCCATTCTTATTCTCTACAGCATTAACACCAGCTGATGCAGCAGCTTGCATGAGATCAATTGAAATCTTAATGGAAAGCACAGAGTTACATGATCGCCTGTGGGAAAATGGTCGCTATTTAAAACAAGGATTAAAAGAACTTGGCTTTAACATCGGAGAAAGTGAAACGCCAATTACACCTTGTATTATTGGGGATGAAGTGTTAACACAAGAATTTAGTAAACGTCTAAATGAAGAAGGCGTATACGCAAAATCTATCGTGTTCCCAACTGTAGCAAAAGGAACCGGACGCGTTCGTAATATGCCTACAGCAGCTCATACGAAAGAAATGTTAGATGAAGCAATTCGTAAGTATGAAAAAGTAGGGAAAGAAATGGGCATCATTTAAGTAACGACATCTTTTGAATAGCTTGCAAATGAGGAGTGGGGAAAATGAAAAAAATTCTAGTAACCGGTTCTTTAGGGCAGATTGGTTCTGAACTAGTAATGAAACTTCGTGATGTATACGGCGCATCAAATGTTATTGCAACAGATATTCGTGAAACAGATAGTGAAGTAGTAACGTCTGGTCCATTTGAAACGTTAGATGTAACAGATGGACAAAAACTACATGATATCGCAAAGCATAATGAAGTAGATACAATTATTCATTTAGCAGCTTTACTTTCGGCAACAGCAGAAAAAAATCCGTTATTTGCATGGAATTTAAATATGGGCGGACTTGTAAATGCATTAGAAGCAGCTCGTGAATTAAACTGTAAGTTCTTCACGCCAAGTTCTATCGGTGCATTCGGTCCATCAACGCCGAAAGATAATACGCCACAAGATACAATTCAGCGACCTACTACGATGTATGGGGTAAACAAAGTAGCAGGAGAATTACTATGTGATTATTATCATCAAAAGTTTGGCGTTGATACGCGCGGCGTACGTTTCCCTGGTTTAATTTCTTACGTAGCTCCTCCAGGAGGCGGAACAACTGATTATGCAGTTGAAATTTATTATGAGGCAATTAAAAAAGGCACATACACCTCATACATTGCAGAAGGAACATACATGGATATGATGTACATGCCAGATGCTTTACAAGCAATCATTTCATTAATGGAAGCTGATCCAAGTAAGCTAGTGCATAGAAATGCATTTAATATTACAGCGATGAGCTTTGAGCCAGAGCAAATTGCAGCATCAATTCGTAAACATATTCCGACGTTTACAATGGATTACGCTGTAGATCCTGCTCGTCAAACAATCGCTGATAGCTGGCCAAACTCTATTGACGCAACAGCAGCAATGAAAGAGTGGGGCTTTAAAGCGGAATACGATTTAGACAAAATGACAACTGACATGCTGGCGAAGTTAAAAAAAAAGTTCGCAGCTGAGTTAGTGATGAATTAATAGGAAGGGTCGATTCTTAGGAATTGACCTTTTTTGTTTTTATTTTAAGAATATACAAATAATTACAAACGTGATAAAATGAGTTAATTTGTGTATAAAGGGGCGACAGAGAATGGGAGTTAGCAAAGGGAATTTACAATGCGTCACGTTTAACGGGAACATTTAAGCTTCGATCGGGACAAGTATCAAATCAATACTTTGATAAGTACTTATTTGAATCTAATCCAGTACTATTATTAGAAGTTGCTAAACAATTGAAAGAGCTCATTCCTCCTGAAACAGAAGTACTCGCAGGTTTAGAGATGGGAGGTATTCCAGTAGCAACAGCATTATCTTTACAAACGAGTATACCAGTTGTATTTGTAAGAAAAGAAGCGAAGAAGTACGGTACATGTAAGTTAGCAGAAGGTATTGATATTACTGGGAAAAATATTTGTGTTGTTGAAGATGTTATTACGACAGGTGGTCAAATATTATTAAGCACGAAAGATTTAAGAGAACTAGGTGCGAAAGTACATCATGTTCTAGGTGTAATCGAACGAACAAAAGAGGAAGAGAAAACTTATTAGAAGATGGCTTACAACTACATTCTTTATTTACAATGGATGAGTTAATTGAAGGAGAAAAGCAACATGCAAAGAGTTGATGTCGTATATGCACTAATACATGACGAAGAAACAGATAAAATATTAATGGTACATAATGTAGAACAAAATGTTTGGTCATTGCCAGGCGGGGCTGTTGAAAAGGGCGAAACGTTAGAGGAAGCTTTAGTAAGGGAAGTAAAAGAAGAGACAGGTTTAACGGTTATGGCAGGTGGACTTGTTGCGATCAATGAAAAATTCTTTGAAGAATCCACGAATCATGCACTATTATTTACATTCCGAGCGAATGTAGTAAAAGGTGAACTTATGGCAGAAGATGAAGAGGAAATTTCCGCAATAGAGTGGTTAGATCGAACAATCGCAAATGAACGATTCCCATTCTACGATGGAGGATTCGAGTCATTATTAGAAGTAGCCATTCCATACAAGTTTCAGCCAGAAACAAAGTGATTGGAAGAAAAAAACAGGAGCGACAACGCTCCTGTTTTTTCTATTCAATCGTCTTCAGTAATAACTTTTTCAATAGTGGTTTAATCTTCAAACGTAAATCTTCAGCGTGATTTGCAACTAAGAAGTGATGGTTATAAATGTTCTTCATTAATTGATAAGTTGCTTCTTTCGCTTCGCCTTCTTCGATAAATATTCCAATTACTTCCATTCCGCTTTTGCGAGCAAGTTTGACAGCTTCATGCGTATCTAAAATACCGTCTTGTTGATAGTCTAGTGCAGAAGGCTCACCGTCTGTGAAGACAAGTAAGAATTTATGCTTTTCTGGTCTTTTCGCGAGCTTTTCAGAAACGATACGAATAATATATCCGTCGCGATTATCTTCTTCTTCGCGAAGTTGCATAATTTCGGGACCAACGTTTGGTAACGTTGAGTTTTTATATGTCACAACTTCATGGATAACGTTCGGTTTATCTTCAGGCTTAGCACTAGAAGCATCTTCCCAAAATCCGCTAATAGCGTGCGGGATTTTTAAAGATTTCAACGCTTCATGGAATAGGACAACACTCTTCTTCGTTTCTTCCATTTTGTTATACATAGAACCAGAACAGTCCACTAATAGTTGGAATGCAACATCGAGCTCTTGCGATTCTTGTCCTTTTTTATAAAACATGCGCGGTTGCTTTTCAGTATAAATACGAAGGAATTTCTTACGAAGTCTTCCGTAGTATTTATCACTATTTGCATTCGTTTTATTTTCAATCGTTTTTTCGATAATTTTCTTTAATTCTTTTACATCTTTATTAACGACAGATTTGATAGCTTGGTAATCTTTTTTCTCGTCAGGGTTTGATTTGCGAGCTTCTTTAAATGTATGAGAGGCACCAACGTTATACTTGCCATATACACCGTCGTTTTGACTAGAAGCATGGGAAGCTCTTGCTTCCTCTGTATCAGCACCATCAAAGTTAGATTGTGTACTTTTTTGAGAAGTACCTTGTACAGAACCAAGTGCTTGGTCGCCATCCTCTGATTCACGAGCAGTATCACCCATCATATTTGTTTTTGTTCCACTTTCTAATTCAAAGCGTAAAAAGTTCTCGTTTTCGTTATTTTTATTTTCACGATGCCATGTGGAGAAACTTTCATCCATTTTGTTTTTATTTTCATCGTCATCTATGAGCTGCGTATCATCATTTGCTAATGTTTCAGGACGACTGTCTTTCTCATCTGCAATAACAGATAAGTAGAGCGGAGCATGTCCGAAATAATTGTTCAGCATGTCACTTTCAAGAAGCTCCTCTAAGCGATAGCGAATTTTCTCAACGATATACATAATATCTTCCGTATTACGAGCTTGGAATGTTTCATGCAAAATTGCTTCAATTTGCTCGAAATATTCATTATTAAACATTTCATATTTATCGCTCGTTAACGAAAGATAACATAGACAAAATAGACGATCACCGTGATAGTTACGAACGCGATTGATTTCATTTTGTGAGCCGAAGTAGTTGCGATACATTTCTTTTCTTCTTTTAAAAACATGCTTTGTGCCAGGGCGTAAGTTTTTTACGATTTCCTCAACACGTAAATCTTCTAATAGAACAAATAATTGTGTTAAAAACTTTTTTAAGGGTGATTCTTGTAATTCAATCGCATAAGAACGAATTAAAGTCATGTCCGAGTAATGTTTATTACCAAGTGCTTTTAAAAACACTTCGCTTTTTAATCCGATTACTGTATCCTCTTCTTTTCGATCATCCCAAAAGTGACTAATGACAACCTTTTTTTCAATTTCGTCGTAGTATGCTTTATAGCCATACTCAAGGTAGGCATCGTCTTCTTTTAGAAGAGCATACATTAAGTTTTCCATTTGTAGAAACAGCGACGCATCAATTTTTTTGTCACTAAAAATTTGTCTCATGAATTATCCCTCAAAGAAATAACTTTCTGCTAATTCACGGACAGTCATTTGTTCTGTTTCATCGTTTAATTTTGCGATAATGCTTCGTTCGATAGCGCGCATAACAGGAATATACACACCTAAATCACATGCGTCGAGAATACCACGAATACTTGCTGCTTCTTCACTTACACGTCCATCACGAGCTAAAGGCATAAGGTCGCTTGCAAATGCAACGAACTTTTCAATTGTTGCAACATCTTTTAATTTTGATTCAGCTAATAATAGTTCTTTTAATGTATCACCTTGAATGTAAGGAACTTCAATAATAACGAAACGGTTTTTTAACGCTTCGTTTAGTTCGCTTGTTCCAACGTAACCTTCATTAATTGCTGCAATTACGCGATATTCGTCATCACCGTATACAACTTCTTGTGTAAATGGATTTGTAATCATTTTACGGTAATCTAATGCACCGTGAAGAAGTGGTAATGTTTCAGGTTTTGCCATATTGATTTCATCAATATATAGGAAATGACCGTTCTTCATTGCTTTCATAAGAGGACCGTTAACGAATGTAACTTCAGATGCGCCATCTCTCGTTTGTAGTGTGTTGTATCCTAAAATACCTTCTACATCTAGGTCGACAGAACAGTTAATGCTATGCATTGGTTTTTGGAATAAAGAAGAAAGAGTTTCAGCTAGTACTGTTTTACCACTACCAGTCGGCCCTTTTAATAGAATGTTTTTGCCAAGAAGAAGTGCTGTAATAGCATCTTCAATAATGCTGTTATCAGATGCTTTATATATTTTCTTTCCAATTAAATGTGCATTTTCACCAGCTTCTTGCTTATTCTTTTCGTGAATTGTAGAAAGCTGCTGTTTTAAATCAGCATGTATATGAAATTGTTCTAACATGTATTTCCCACCTAACATTATTTTCATAAAGTAATACATCTTATGATAACTTGTTTTAATATGGTATGCAAAGAAAAGGAGAGGGGAGTAATGGAAAAGAAAAAGCAATCAATGTTACATTGATTGCTTACAGTAAAGGAGAAATGAGTCGCATGAAAGACTCTAATATTCGTTTTTTGATACTTCTTTTTTGGAAGGCGTTCCATTTAATTTCATAGGAATGCTTAAAGTCATCTTCAAAATCAAGTTTAATATCATGAACAGTTTCTGATTCATAAAGTACGCTAATAAGTTCATAATTTAATTCGAAGCTGCGTACATCCATATTTGCTGTTCCAATTGTCGCGATTTTATCATCAACGAGTACAATTTTCGCATGCATAAAACCATCTTTATAACTATAAATGGAGGCACCAGCTTTTAAAAGTGGAGTGAAGTAGGACTGAGATGCTTGATCACTAATAATACTATCACTTTTACCGGGATATAAAATGCGTACATCTATGCCAGAAATCGCACTTAAGCGTAATAATGTTAAAGTTTCTTGATCCGGAATAAAGTATGGTGTAGCAATCCAAATCGATTTTTTTGCAGATCCCATAACAGCTAATAATGTATTGCGAATGCTTTTATCATCTGAGCTTGGTCCGCTCGCTACAATTTGCACAGCACCTTCTGCACTTGAAATTTCTTTACCTGGGAAGTATTGTCTATTCATAAATTGATCCCAAGAATAAGTATTCAATCCACTAGATGCATAGAGCCAATCCTCTAGAAAAATTGCTTGTAATTTATATAGCGCTTTTCCTTCTATTTTTAAATGACTATCACGCCAAACGGGAAATTTTTTTGAACGGCCAAGATATTCATCACCAACGTTGAGTCCACCAGTAAAACCGATTTCTCCATCTACAATGACGATTTTACGGTGGTTACGATAATTAACTGTTTCAAGTAACCAAGCTGAAAAAATAGGGTCAAATTCAACAATTTCAATCCCAGCTTCTTTCATAGGCTTTAAAAAGCGTCTTCTTAACGTATTACTTCCTAATCCATCATAAAGGAAGCGTACAATAACACCAGATTTTGCTTTTTTTATTAACGCATCCCGAACTTTTGTACCAATCTCATCAGATTTATAAATATAGTATTGAATATGTATGTGATGTTTTGCTTGCTCGATAGCTTGCAAAATTTCTGAGAATGTTTGATCTCCGTTTGTTAAAAGTTTTGTAGTTGTTCTATCTGCGGCAGGTCCGCCTCCAAATTTTTGTATAACTTTTGTTAAATGTGTAGAACGCTCATGTAAGGGGACTGTGAGTGATAATTCTACTCGTCTTCCTTCTAATATTTCACGGAATAATTTTCTTTGTTCTTCTGAACGATGGAGATGTTTTTTTCTTCTCCAACGGCTACGCCCGAAAATAGAGTATAAAAGCACACCTACAACGGGAAGAAGTGCTAATACTAAAAACCATGCTAAAGTGCTTTGTGGAGATCTATTTTCGATAAAAATAACGAAAGATATTCCTATGATTGTAAGAGACCATAATACACCGAAAAAGGTATATAGTGAGAGGATAGACGTATCTAAAAGTAAGAGTACGATAGATACAATTATAAATACCAATAATAATTGAACGATAGGCTTCTTCATTGCTATAAAATTCCTCTAATCTTTCTTAAATATAGACTTCTTATATAAAAAGGTACAATCCGACATTCTTATTATAAAGTGTTTTGTTTTTTTTACA from Bacillus basilensis includes the following:
- a CDS encoding class I SAM-dependent methyltransferase, which encodes MAFTESDVYNNEAFFEQYMKRRYRENSPNESLEKPAFFQLIGDVKGKQILDLGCGNAKFGEELLENGCYSYTGIEGSQLMYEKAKKQLENKNGSVHFINLKDYTYPSSTFDLVTSRLALHYIEHLDIIFQNVFQTLKTNGTFTFSVQHPVITSSFESLQMSGKRTSWLVDDYFKLGKRVEPWIDQEVIKYHRTTEEYFILLQQAGFTITSLKEATPNQTYFQNDEEYERRLRIPLFLLFSCTK
- a CDS encoding L-threonine 3-dehydrogenase, which translates into the protein MKKILVTGSLGQIGSELVMKLRDVYGASNVIATDIRETDSEVVTSGPFETLDVTDGQKLHDIAKHNEVDTIIHLAALLSATAEKNPLFAWNLNMGGLVNALEAARELNCKFFTPSSIGAFGPSTPKDNTPQDTIQRPTTMYGVNKVAGELLCDYYHQKFGVDTRGVRFPGLISYVAPPGGGTTDYAVEIYYEAIKKGTYTSYIAEGTYMDMMYMPDALQAIISLMEADPSKLVHRNAFNITAMSFEPEQIAASIRKHIPTFTMDYAVDPARQTIADSWPNSIDATAAMKEWGFKAEYDLDKMTTDMLAKLKKKFAAELVMN
- a CDS encoding glycine C-acetyltransferase; the encoded protein is MSSKTLAKFLEENLEDLKSKGLYNVIDPLESSNGPIITIGGKEYINLSSNNYLGLATDSRLQEAAIGAIHKYGVGAGAVRTINGTLDLHIKLEETIAKFKHTEAAIAYQSGFNCNMAAISAVMDKNDAILSDELNHASIIDGSRLSKAKIIVYKHSDMEDLRQKAIAAKESGLYNKLMVITDGVFSMDGDVAKLPEIVEIAEELDLMTYVDDAHGSGVLGKGAGTVKHFGLSDKVDFQIGTLSKAIGVIGGYVAGKQNLIDWLKVRSRPFLFSTALTPADAAACMRSIEILMESTELHDRLWENGRYLKQGLKELGFNIGESETPITPCIIGDEVLTQEFSKRLNEEGVYAKSIVFPTVAKGTGRVRNMPTAAHTKEMLDEAIRKYEKVGKEMGII
- a CDS encoding NUDIX hydrolase; protein product: MQRVDVVYALIHDEETDKILMVHNVEQNVWSLPGGAVEKGETLEEALVREVKEETGLTVMAGGLVAINEKFFEESTNHALLFTFRANVVKGELMAEDEEEISAIEWLDRTIANERFPFYDGGFESLLEVAIPYKFQPETK
- a CDS encoding nitric oxide reductase activation protein NorD — protein: MRQIFSDKKIDASLFLQMENLMYALLKEDDAYLEYGYKAYYDEIEKKVVISHFWDDRKEEDTVIGLKSEVFLKALGNKHYSDMTLIRSYAIELQESPLKKFLTQLFVLLEDLRVEEIVKNLRPGTKHVFKRRKEMYRNYFGSQNEINRVRNYHGDRLFCLCYLSLTSDKYEMFNNEYFEQIEAILHETFQARNTEDIMYIVEKIRYRLEELLESDMLNNYFGHAPLYLSVIADEKDSRPETLANDDTQLIDDDENKNKMDESFSTWHRENKNNENENFLRFELESGTKTNMMGDTARESEDGDQALGSVQGTSQKSTQSNFDGADTEEARASHASSQNDGVYGKYNVGASHTFKEARKSNPDEKKDYQAIKSVVNKDVKELKKIIEKTIENKTNANSDKYYGRLRKKFLRIYTEKQPRMFYKKGQESQELDVAFQLLVDCSGSMYNKMEETKKSVVLFHEALKSLKIPHAISGFWEDASSAKPEDKPNVIHEVVTYKNSTLPNVGPEIMQLREEEDNRDGYIIRIVSEKLAKRPEKHKFLLVFTDGEPSALDYQQDGILDTHEAVKLARKSGMEVIGIFIEEGEAKEATYQLMKNIYNHHFLVANHAEDLRLKIKPLLKKLLLKTIE